Proteins found in one Herpetosiphonaceae bacterium genomic segment:
- the nrfD gene encoding NrfD/PsrC family molybdoenzyme membrane anchor subunit: MPVDRIVASPHWEWWLVFYFYLGGIAAGAYFMAALIELIGSEEDRELAKVAYYLAFPLVAICGILLILDLGRPERFWHMLIQSETFWPMFKYWSPMSVGSWALFIFGGLSFLSFLGVLAEDRRFGLGRFSNLARWLHRGPIGLGFELLAAGVGFFIASYTGALLTATNQPFWSDSPLIGALFLASAASTGIATMLLLRRRSTSRGSLERLETADSLAIGLELLLIGAFFVSLGALAMPLIRSRFGLLLLIGTGLLGLLLPLALRFMPRLRGGQNMVLPAILVLIGGFILRYSILMAGQELTIAGR; this comes from the coding sequence ATGCCCGTCGATCGAATCGTCGCCTCGCCGCACTGGGAATGGTGGCTGGTCTTCTACTTTTATCTTGGCGGCATCGCCGCCGGAGCCTATTTCATGGCCGCGCTGATCGAGCTGATCGGCTCCGAGGAAGATCGCGAGCTGGCGAAGGTCGCGTACTATCTGGCCTTTCCGCTGGTCGCGATCTGCGGCATCCTGCTGATTCTGGACCTGGGACGGCCTGAGCGCTTCTGGCACATGCTGATCCAGTCGGAAACCTTCTGGCCGATGTTCAAATACTGGTCGCCGATGTCGGTCGGATCGTGGGCGCTCTTCATCTTTGGCGGCCTCTCGTTCCTCTCCTTCCTGGGCGTGCTGGCCGAGGATCGGCGCTTCGGCCTGGGACGCTTCAGCAATCTGGCGCGCTGGCTGCATCGCGGCCCGATCGGCCTGGGCTTCGAGCTGCTGGCGGCGGGCGTGGGCTTTTTTATCGCCTCGTACACCGGCGCGCTGCTGACCGCGACCAACCAGCCGTTCTGGAGCGATAGCCCGCTGATCGGCGCGCTGTTCCTGGCATCGGCGGCCTCGACGGGCATCGCGACGATGCTGCTGCTACGGCGGCGCTCAACCTCGCGCGGCTCGCTGGAGCGCCTCGAAACCGCCGACTCGCTGGCGATCGGGCTGGAGCTGCTGCTGATCGGGGCCTTTTTTGTCTCGCTGGGCGCGCTCGCCATGCCGCTGATCCGCAGCCGCTTCGGGCTGCTGCTGCTGATCGGCACCGGCCTGCTCGGGCTGCTGCTGCCGCTGGCGCTGCGCTTCATGCCGCGTCTGCGCGGCGGTCAGAACATGGTGCTACCGGCGATCCTGGTGCTGATCGGCGGGTTTATCCTGCGCTACAGCATCCTGATGGCCGGGCAAGAGCTGACGATCGCCGGACGATGA
- a CDS encoding 4Fe-4S dicluster domain-containing protein has protein sequence MSQPMGFYTDTSVCIGCKACQVACHQWNDLEAELAEQPAADGSNPGATRALTGMSYDNTGSLSAVNWRHVRFIEKSELNGQASYEPTDASRDNLQWLMMSDVCKHCVNAPCLDVCPTGAIMRTEFDSVYIQQQVCNGCRDCMAACPFGVIHMSGSENEGKGTAKKCTLCYDRMQHGLTPACAQACPTASIQFGPIEELRQRADARVKQLHDQGLTQARLYGADEQILGGLNAFYLLMDEPEVYSLPSNPKLPSRTVLPSSLWSIGSALAMAVIGLVSFRKRRMDRFAEERREEVR, from the coding sequence ATGAGCCAGCCCATGGGTTTTTACACGGATACATCGGTCTGCATCGGCTGTAAGGCGTGCCAGGTCGCCTGCCACCAGTGGAACGATCTGGAGGCCGAGCTTGCCGAGCAGCCAGCGGCGGACGGCAGCAATCCCGGCGCGACGCGAGCGCTGACCGGCATGAGCTACGACAACACCGGCTCGCTGTCGGCGGTCAACTGGCGACATGTCAGGTTCATCGAAAAGTCGGAGCTGAACGGCCAGGCCAGCTACGAGCCCACCGACGCCAGCCGCGATAACCTGCAATGGCTGATGATGTCGGATGTGTGCAAGCACTGCGTCAACGCGCCCTGCCTGGATGTCTGCCCCACGGGCGCGATCATGCGCACCGAGTTCGACAGCGTCTATATCCAGCAGCAGGTCTGCAACGGCTGCCGCGACTGTATGGCCGCCTGTCCCTTCGGCGTGATCCACATGAGCGGATCGGAGAACGAGGGCAAGGGCACCGCCAAAAAATGCACGCTGTGCTACGATCGGATGCAGCACGGCCTGACACCGGCCTGCGCGCAAGCCTGTCCCACGGCATCGATCCAGTTCGGGCCGATCGAGGAGCTGAGGCAGCGCGCCGACGCCCGCGTCAAGCAGCTTCACGATCAGGGCTTGACCCAGGCGCGGCTCTACGGTGCCGACGAGCAGATCCTGGGCGGCCTCAACGCCTTCTATCTGCTGATGGACGAGCCCGAAGTCTATAGCCTGCCGTCGAATCCCAAGCTGCCGAGCCGCACCGTGCTGCCCTCGTCGCTGTGGAGCATCGGCAGCGCGCTGGCAATGGCCGTGATCGGGCTGGTCAGCTTCCGCAAGCGGCGCATGGATCGTTTCGCAGAGGAGCGTCGGGAGGAGGTGCGCTAA
- the fdh gene encoding formate dehydrogenase: MDPLSKSVSRRDLLRGAAAGGFALGGILAFGADLTAAKSLAQKLKIADARDVPSICPYCAVGCGTLISVKKDAATGQDTIINIEGNPDSPISEGNLCPKGAASLQLAVNPLRSTRVKYRAPGATDWEEKPLDWAMERIAQLVKETRDRTFAESFSTTDKDGNQVQKQVNHTLAIGSLGGATMDNEWNYVHLKLMRALGIVFIENQARIUHSSTVPGLGSSYGRGGATTFQQDLQNSDFIMIMGSNFAECHPVGFRWAMKGKARGAKMIHVDPRFTRTSAMADIHAPIRAGSDIVFLGGLINYILTSDTYFRDYVVNYTNAATLIDPAYQDAEELDGLFSGYNAEGRRYDSATWKYQTDAPEGQNQPTPAQDESQSFSARVGKLVGGRPRQDLTLQDENCVFQILKRHYARYTPEMVEQATGCPQAVFLKVAETLTQNSGPDRTGMVVYAVGWTQHTVGVQIIRAATILQSLLGNIGRPGGGILALRGHATIQGSTDIPTLYNLLPGYLNTPSALKKHDTLSDYLETEVTPTAYWSNMPKFMVSLLKAWYGDAATADSDYGYAWQPKIVGDHSHMPMFVHMAEGKMEGFFAMGQNPAVGGQNAGFQRRALAQLKWLVVKDIFETETASFWKDSPEVDEGKLDPTSIQTEIFFIPAAAVPEMDGSFTNTQRLVQWHDRAVDPPEDARSDLWFTVHLGLRLKELYQDSANPRDAGIKALTWDYIDEEENAPWRIKDEPSATRVVKEINGYFTDTGKPVRGFGDLKDDGTTACGGWIYSGIYAPDDANPDGVNRAASREKGRWISPKWAFAWPANRHLMYNRASADPAGNPWPKEARLAREFDPSGAAKGFIWWDPDGETRDAQGNIIKGKWTGIEGEVPDFPVTKAPTAQPKPNGVGLDFHSGADPFIMKADGKAWLFAPSGLTDGPLPTHYEPAESPVENMLYTQQNNPVYKHYDVEGNALAKTGDPAYPHILSTYRLTEHHLSGSMSRWVPWLAELQPELFVEISPELAQEKGIRNTQMVKISTPRATIRAKALVTKRMRPFNIGGKIVHQVGMPWHWGYKGIARGDVVNNLAAMVGDPNVQIHEAKVFVCNVEPE, from the coding sequence ATGGACCCTCTGAGCAAATCCGTCAGCCGACGCGATCTCTTGCGCGGTGCGGCAGCGGGCGGCTTCGCGCTCGGCGGCATTCTGGCGTTCGGCGCAGATCTGACCGCAGCCAAAAGCCTGGCCCAGAAGCTCAAGATCGCCGACGCGCGCGACGTGCCGAGCATCTGCCCCTACTGCGCGGTCGGCTGCGGCACACTGATCAGCGTCAAAAAAGACGCGGCTACCGGCCAGGATACGATCATCAACATCGAGGGCAACCCCGACTCGCCGATCTCTGAGGGAAATCTCTGCCCCAAGGGCGCGGCTTCGCTGCAACTGGCCGTCAACCCGCTGCGCTCGACCAGGGTCAAATATCGCGCGCCGGGAGCGACCGACTGGGAAGAGAAGCCGCTCGACTGGGCGATGGAGCGCATCGCGCAGCTTGTCAAAGAGACGCGCGACCGCACCTTTGCCGAGAGCTTCAGCACCACCGACAAAGACGGCAATCAGGTGCAGAAGCAGGTCAACCACACGCTGGCGATCGGCTCGCTGGGCGGCGCGACGATGGACAACGAGTGGAACTACGTGCATCTCAAGCTGATGCGTGCGCTGGGCATCGTGTTCATCGAAAATCAGGCGCGCATATGACACTCTAGCACTGTGCCCGGTCTGGGCTCAAGCTATGGTCGTGGCGGCGCTACGACGTTTCAGCAAGATCTGCAAAACTCCGACTTCATCATGATCATGGGCTCCAACTTCGCCGAGTGCCACCCGGTGGGCTTTCGCTGGGCGATGAAAGGCAAGGCGCGCGGAGCCAAGATGATCCATGTCGATCCGCGCTTTACGCGCACCTCGGCGATGGCCGACATTCACGCGCCGATCCGCGCCGGATCGGACATCGTGTTCCTGGGCGGCCTGATCAACTATATCCTGACCAGCGACACATATTTCCGTGATTATGTCGTCAACTACACCAACGCGGCCACGCTGATCGATCCGGCCTACCAGGATGCCGAGGAGCTGGACGGACTCTTCTCCGGGTACAACGCCGAAGGCCGCAGGTACGACTCGGCTACCTGGAAGTATCAGACCGACGCGCCGGAGGGCCAGAATCAGCCTACGCCCGCGCAGGATGAGTCACAGTCGTTCTCGGCGCGCGTGGGCAAGCTCGTCGGCGGGCGGCCCCGGCAAGACCTGACGCTTCAGGACGAGAACTGCGTCTTTCAGATCTTGAAGCGGCACTACGCCCGCTACACGCCGGAGATGGTCGAGCAGGCAACGGGCTGTCCCCAGGCGGTGTTTCTCAAGGTTGCCGAGACGCTCACGCAGAACTCAGGGCCGGATCGTACCGGCATGGTGGTCTATGCCGTGGGCTGGACACAGCATACCGTTGGCGTGCAGATCATTCGCGCCGCAACGATCCTGCAATCGCTGCTCGGCAACATCGGGCGACCCGGCGGCGGGATTCTCGCGCTGCGCGGCCACGCCACGATCCAGGGATCGACCGATATTCCGACGCTCTACAACCTGCTGCCGGGCTACCTGAACACGCCCAGCGCGCTCAAAAAGCACGATACCCTGAGCGACTACCTTGAAACTGAGGTAACACCGACCGCCTACTGGTCGAACATGCCCAAGTTTATGGTTTCGCTGCTCAAGGCCTGGTACGGCGACGCCGCGACCGCCGACAGTGACTACGGCTATGCCTGGCAGCCCAAGATCGTCGGCGACCACTCGCACATGCCGATGTTCGTCCACATGGCCGAGGGCAAGATGGAAGGCTTCTTCGCTATGGGCCAGAACCCGGCGGTCGGCGGGCAGAACGCGGGCTTTCAGCGGCGGGCGCTGGCACAGCTTAAGTGGCTGGTCGTCAAAGACATCTTTGAAACCGAAACCGCGAGCTTCTGGAAGGACTCGCCCGAAGTCGACGAGGGTAAGCTCGATCCGACCAGCATCCAGACCGAGATCTTCTTCATCCCCGCCGCCGCCGTGCCGGAGATGGACGGCTCGTTCACCAACACGCAGCGGCTTGTGCAGTGGCACGATCGGGCGGTCGATCCGCCTGAGGACGCGCGCTCCGACCTGTGGTTTACGGTACATCTGGGGCTGCGGCTCAAGGAGCTGTACCAGGATAGCGCTAATCCGCGCGACGCCGGGATCAAGGCGCTGACCTGGGACTACATCGACGAGGAAGAGAACGCGCCGTGGCGGATCAAAGACGAGCCATCGGCCACGCGCGTGGTCAAAGAGATCAACGGCTACTTCACCGACACGGGCAAGCCGGTCAGGGGCTTCGGCGATCTCAAGGACGACGGCACAACCGCCTGCGGCGGGTGGATCTACTCCGGCATCTACGCCCCCGACGACGCGAATCCCGACGGCGTTAACCGCGCGGCGTCGCGCGAGAAAGGCCGCTGGATCTCGCCCAAGTGGGCCTTCGCCTGGCCTGCCAACCGTCACCTGATGTACAACCGCGCCTCGGCTGATCCGGCGGGCAATCCGTGGCCCAAGGAGGCGCGGCTGGCGCGCGAGTTCGATCCGTCGGGCGCGGCCAAAGGCTTTATCTGGTGGGACCCCGACGGCGAGACGAGGGACGCGCAGGGCAACATCATCAAAGGCAAGTGGACCGGCATCGAGGGCGAGGTGCCCGATTTTCCGGTGACGAAAGCGCCCACGGCGCAGCCCAAGCCCAACGGTGTCGGCCTGGACTTCCACAGCGGCGCAGATCCGTTCATCATGAAGGCCGACGGCAAGGCCTGGCTGTTCGCGCCGTCGGGCCTGACCGACGGGCCGCTCCCGACCCACTACGAGCCTGCCGAGTCGCCGGTGGAAAATATGCTCTACACGCAGCAGAACAACCCGGTCTACAAGCACTACGATGTCGAGGGCAATGCCCTGGCGAAAACGGGCGATCCGGCCTACCCACACATTCTGTCAACCTATCGGCTGACGGAGCATCACCTGAGCGGCTCGATGAGCCGGTGGGTGCCGTGGCTGGCCGAGCTTCAGCCTGAGCTGTTTGTCGAGATCAGCCCGGAGCTGGCGCAGGAGAAGGGCATCCGTAACACGCAGATGGTCAAAATCTCGACGCCGCGCGCGACGATTCGGGCCAAAGCGCTCGTGACCAAGCGGATGCGTCCGTTCAACATCGGCGGCAAGATCGTGCATCAGGTGGGCATGCCCTGGCACTGGGGCTACAAAGGCATCGCGCGAGGTGATGTCGTCAACAACCTGGCCGCGATGGTCGGCGATCCCAACGTCCAGATCCACGAGGCGAAGGTCTTTGTGTGTAATGTGGAGCCGGAATAG
- a CDS encoding ATP-binding protein, producing the protein MRKWPLLYQILAVNSAIVFLGAAAGTTITRTLAQQSSIALTVSFASLGLLLSIAANYVLLRLALRPLLVLQTVSELVAGGDLSVRAEEIRHGEPNLARLAHTFNTMLDRLQEDKLALERSRRLTEQLTQQVISAQEEERRRIARELHDETAQSLATLGIYIDTVLSTEADQMTPSLLGGLGRVREVVDRTLGGVRAIIADLRPSLLDDLGLAAALRWQAQHRLEAAGLRVDLQMRGEGRRLPPPIETALYRIIQETITNILKYAAASYVEIDLDLSRADVVTARIEDDGRGFDRAVLGPTPHGQGVGIFGMQERANLVGGTLQIDSAPGEGTEVRVSIPLGEEVPLVHVPECHAEDTSLRARVGNV; encoded by the coding sequence ATGCGTAAATGGCCGCTGCTGTATCAAATTCTAGCCGTGAACAGCGCGATCGTCTTTCTGGGCGCTGCCGCCGGGACCACCATTACCCGCACGCTGGCGCAACAGTCGAGCATCGCGCTGACCGTGAGCTTCGCCAGCCTGGGGCTGCTGCTGAGCATCGCCGCCAACTATGTCCTGCTGCGGCTGGCGCTGCGGCCTCTGCTGGTGCTGCAAACCGTCTCCGAGCTGGTGGCCGGTGGCGATCTGAGCGTGCGCGCCGAAGAAATCAGGCACGGCGAGCCGAATCTGGCACGGCTGGCGCATACCTTCAACACCATGCTCGACCGCCTGCAGGAGGACAAGCTGGCGCTTGAGCGCTCGCGCCGTCTGACCGAGCAACTGACCCAGCAGGTGATCTCGGCGCAGGAGGAGGAGCGTCGGCGGATCGCGCGCGAGCTGCACGACGAGACGGCGCAATCGCTGGCGACGCTCGGCATCTATATCGACACGGTGCTGAGCACGGAGGCCGATCAGATGACGCCCTCGCTGCTAGGCGGGCTGGGCCGCGTCCGTGAGGTCGTCGATCGCACGCTGGGCGGCGTCCGCGCGATCATCGCCGATCTGCGGCCCTCGCTGCTGGACGACCTTGGACTGGCCGCCGCGCTGCGCTGGCAGGCGCAGCATCGTCTGGAAGCGGCGGGCCTGCGCGTCGATCTCCAGATGCGCGGCGAGGGCCGTCGCCTGCCGCCGCCGATCGAGACGGCGCTCTATCGCATCATTCAGGAGACGATCACCAATATCTTGAAGTACGCCGCCGCCTCGTACGTCGAGATCGACCTGGACTTGAGCCGCGCCGACGTGGTGACGGCGCGCATCGAGGACGATGGGCGCGGCTTCGATCGGGCGGTGCTCGGGCCAACGCCGCACGGCCAGGGCGTCGGGATCTTCGGCATGCAGGAGCGCGCTAATCTGGTCGGCGGCACGCTCCAGATCGATAGCGCGCCCGGCGAGGGCACCGAGGTGCGCGTCAGCATCCCGCTCGGCGAGGAGGTGCCGCTGGTGCATGTGCCTGAGTGCCACGCGGAAGATACGAGCCTGCGTGCCAGGGTCGGGAACGTTTAA
- a CDS encoding WecB/TagA/CpsF family glycosyltransferase, with amino-acid sequence MQQTYASITLLDVRIDDVSMDQAVARIAALARDGKAHHVVTVNPEFVMAAQRHPAFLKTLQQADLAVPDGVGLNFAARWTGQTLRNRVPGIELCERLAALSASSGLRLYLLGAAPGIAEAAAAVLKQRFPGVVIAGCYAGSPQPSDEPEIHARIRAARPDILLVAYGSPAQDLWIARNQPALQIPVALGVGGTLDYISGRVVRAPRWMRRLGLEWLFRLVRQPWRWKRIWTAVVRFPLAVWRSRHA; translated from the coding sequence ATGCAACAGACGTATGCTTCGATCACCCTGCTCGACGTGCGCATCGATGATGTCTCGATGGATCAGGCGGTCGCGCGGATTGCAGCCCTGGCCCGCGACGGCAAGGCCCATCATGTGGTGACGGTCAACCCCGAATTTGTGATGGCGGCACAGCGGCATCCGGCGTTTCTCAAGACGCTCCAACAGGCCGACCTGGCGGTTCCCGACGGCGTTGGCCTGAACTTCGCCGCGCGCTGGACCGGCCAGACACTCCGCAATCGCGTGCCCGGCATCGAGCTGTGCGAGCGACTGGCGGCGCTAAGCGCCAGCAGCGGCCTGCGCCTGTATCTGCTCGGAGCCGCGCCGGGGATCGCCGAGGCCGCCGCCGCCGTGCTGAAGCAGCGCTTTCCAGGCGTGGTCATCGCCGGGTGCTACGCCGGCTCGCCGCAGCCGAGCGACGAGCCGGAGATCCACGCGCGGATTCGGGCGGCGCGGCCCGATATTTTGCTCGTGGCCTACGGCTCTCCGGCGCAGGATCTCTGGATCGCGCGCAATCAGCCAGCGCTCCAAATACCCGTGGCGCTCGGCGTCGGCGGCACGCTCGACTACATCTCAGGTCGGGTTGTGCGCGCGCCGCGCTGGATGCGCCGGCTGGGCCTGGAGTGGCTCTTTCGGCTGGTGCGGCAGCCCTGGCGCTGGAAGCGGATCTGGACCGCCGTAGTCCGCTTTCCGCTGGCGGTGTGGCGGAGCCGCCATGCATAA
- a CDS encoding DEAD/DEAH box helicase has product MHLSEFLQLLQSRPEYRERIVHLERINPRMAEWAESTAPLAAPLQAALDTQGIRRLYSHQAQALDLGRARRHFGVVTATASGKTLCYHLPTLEAIHAEPRARALYLFPTKALAQDQLRALRELTGTHLPHIRAAIYDGDTPQSERATIRASANILLSNPDMLHMGILPNHATWSRFFSRLTVVVIDEAHVYRGVFGSHVALLLRRLRRVCRMYGSDPQFIFASATIGNPHEHLRALLGDDVAVIDGNGAPQGARTVVFWNPPLQDVASGQRASTNVETTALFTELVEREIKTITFTRARKIAELLVRYARSRLEPQHPDIAARISSYRAGYQAQDRRAIERALFTGELIGIVSTNAMELGVDIGGLDAAILNGYPGTVASTWQQFGRAGRGQEPSLGVLVALDDPMDQYWMRHPAEFFARPHEQARIALDNPYILSDHLLCAAYERPLEPDETAAWFGDGGVSLVAALIEDELLRERSGRAYMPIGTYPAEHVSIRATGGETVELRLENGHVLEQVPLNRAPFEVHSGAIYLHQGESYLVLDLDLLTRSATARQAEVSYYTQPRDVTDVQVVEARASRPAGITTASFGEVDVRRTVVGYRRKALYKEDVLSDHELELPPQQFVTHAIWFTLPRPHVERLRQAQHDLRGGLHAAEHAMIALLPLLAMCDRWDIGGVSTAWHPDTDAATIFIYDGVPGGVGISELGYGELETWWRMTRDLIRECPCADGCPGCIQSPKCGNGNQPLDKAVALDILNTLLAEA; this is encoded by the coding sequence ATGCATCTTTCAGAATTCTTACAGTTGTTACAGTCGCGTCCCGAATACCGGGAGCGCATCGTCCACCTTGAGCGGATCAATCCGCGCATGGCAGAGTGGGCCGAGTCCACGGCACCGTTAGCCGCGCCGTTGCAGGCGGCGCTCGATACGCAGGGCATTCGGCGGCTGTACAGCCATCAGGCGCAGGCGCTCGATCTGGGGCGCGCGAGGCGGCACTTCGGCGTTGTCACGGCGACCGCCTCCGGTAAGACGCTGTGCTACCACCTGCCGACGCTGGAGGCGATCCACGCCGAGCCGCGTGCCCGCGCGCTGTATCTGTTTCCGACCAAGGCGCTGGCGCAGGATCAGCTGCGGGCGCTGCGCGAGCTGACCGGCACGCATCTGCCGCATATTCGCGCGGCGATCTATGACGGCGATACGCCTCAGTCGGAGCGCGCGACGATCCGCGCCAGCGCCAATATTTTGCTCTCCAATCCCGATATGCTGCATATGGGTATTCTGCCCAATCACGCGACCTGGAGCCGGTTCTTTAGTCGGCTTACGGTGGTGGTGATCGACGAGGCGCACGTGTATCGCGGGGTCTTCGGCTCGCACGTGGCGCTGCTGCTGCGTCGGCTGCGGCGCGTCTGCCGCATGTACGGCAGCGATCCCCAGTTTATCTTTGCCTCGGCGACGATCGGCAATCCGCACGAGCATCTACGCGCGCTGCTGGGCGATGATGTCGCGGTGATCGACGGCAACGGAGCACCGCAGGGCGCGCGCACGGTAGTCTTCTGGAATCCGCCGCTGCAAGATGTGGCCTCCGGCCAGCGCGCCTCGACCAACGTGGAGACGACCGCGCTGTTTACCGAGCTGGTCGAGCGTGAGATCAAGACGATCACCTTTACGCGAGCGCGCAAGATCGCCGAGCTGCTGGTGCGCTATGCCCGCAGCAGGCTAGAGCCGCAGCATCCCGACATCGCCGCGCGGATCTCGTCGTATCGCGCGGGCTACCAGGCCCAGGATCGGCGGGCGATCGAGCGGGCGCTCTTCACCGGCGAGCTGATCGGGATCGTCTCGACCAATGCGATGGAGCTGGGCGTGGACATCGGCGGGCTGGACGCGGCGATCCTCAACGGCTATCCCGGCACCGTCGCCAGCACATGGCAGCAGTTCGGGCGAGCCGGGCGCGGGCAGGAGCCAAGCCTGGGCGTGCTGGTGGCGCTCGATGATCCGATGGACCAGTATTGGATGCGTCATCCCGCCGAGTTTTTCGCGCGGCCTCACGAGCAGGCGCGCATCGCGCTCGACAATCCCTATATCCTGTCCGATCATCTGCTGTGCGCGGCCTACGAGCGCCCTCTGGAGCCGGACGAAACCGCCGCCTGGTTTGGCGATGGTGGCGTGTCACTGGTCGCCGCGCTGATCGAAGACGAGCTACTGCGCGAGCGGTCGGGCCGGGCCTACATGCCGATCGGCACCTATCCCGCCGAACATGTCTCGATTCGCGCCACGGGCGGCGAGACGGTAGAGCTGCGGCTTGAGAATGGGCATGTGCTTGAGCAGGTGCCGCTGAACCGCGCGCCGTTCGAGGTCCATTCCGGCGCGATCTATCTGCATCAGGGCGAGAGCTATCTGGTGCTCGATCTGGACCTGCTGACACGCTCGGCGACGGCGCGGCAGGCCGAGGTCAGCTACTACACGCAGCCGCGCGATGTCACCGATGTGCAGGTGGTCGAGGCGCGTGCCAGCCGTCCCGCAGGCATCACTACCGCCTCCTTCGGCGAGGTCGACGTGCGCCGCACGGTGGTCGGCTACCGGCGCAAGGCGCTCTACAAAGAGGACGTGCTGAGCGATCACGAGCTTGAGCTACCGCCGCAGCAGTTCGTCACGCACGCGATCTGGTTTACGCTGCCGCGTCCGCACGTCGAGCGGCTGCGCCAGGCGCAGCACGATCTGCGCGGAGGTCTGCACGCCGCCGAGCACGCGATGATCGCGCTGCTGCCGCTGCTGGCGATGTGCGACCGCTGGGATATTGGCGGTGTTTCCACGGCTTGGCATCCCGACACCGACGCCGCGACGATCTTTATCTACGATGGCGTGCCCGGAGGCGTCGGCATCAGCGAGCTGGGCTACGGCGAGCTTGAAACGTGGTGGCGCATGACCCGCGATCTGATCCGCGAGTGTCCATGCGCCGATGGCTGCCCAGGCTGTATTCAAAGCCCCAAGTGCGGCAACGGCAACCAGCCGCTCGATAAGGCCGTCGCGCTCGATATTCTGAATACGCTGCTGGCCGAGGCGTGA
- the msrA gene encoding peptide-methionine (S)-S-oxide reductase MsrA yields MTQGSDRSARSGDNLEVATLAGGCFWCLEAVYDQLRGVTQVESGYAGGRVINPSYEQVCSGTTGHAEVVQITFNPQVVSFKELLEIFFTIHDPTTLNRQGADVGTQYRSAIFYHTPEQKTIAEQTIKELDAARLWSAPIVTEVAPLQTFYPAEDYHQEYFERNPRQPYCTAVVAPKVAKFRQQHLEKLKK; encoded by the coding sequence ATGACGCAAGGATCAGATCGATCGGCTCGTTCGGGCGATAATCTGGAGGTGGCGACGCTGGCCGGTGGCTGCTTCTGGTGCTTGGAGGCGGTGTACGATCAGCTCAGGGGCGTGACGCAGGTCGAGTCGGGGTATGCGGGCGGCAGGGTGATCAATCCCTCGTACGAGCAGGTCTGCTCCGGCACCACCGGCCACGCCGAAGTGGTCCAGATTACATTCAACCCGCAGGTTGTCTCGTTCAAGGAGCTGCTGGAGATCTTCTTCACGATTCACGATCCGACGACGCTCAACCGCCAGGGCGCGGATGTCGGGACGCAGTATCGATCCGCGATTTTCTACCACACGCCGGAGCAGAAGACGATCGCCGAGCAGACGATCAAGGAGTTGGATGCCGCCCGGCTGTGGAGCGCGCCGATCGTCACCGAGGTAGCGCCGTTGCAGACGTTCTATCCCGCCGAAGATTATCACCAGGAGTACTTCGAGCGCAATCCCCGGCAGCCCTACTGCACGGCGGTCGTCGCGCCCAAGGTTGCCAAGTTTCGCCAGCAGCATCTCGAAAAGCTGAAGAAGTAG
- a CDS encoding ATP-binding protein, whose amino-acid sequence MDPINVYPFPALVGQSELKLALLLALVNPAIGGVLLEGPYGVGKTTAVRALLDLLPPVTRSVCHHGCTPDDEAICPACRERLARGEALVVTEPMRLIELPLNARLEDVVGGVNERVALEQRRVLLEPGVLAVAHGNVLYIDEVNLLDPAVVDAILDAAAQGRTFVRRGAMVRLFPSRFVLIGSMNPEEGRLRPQILDRFGLRVWMPPLVAGAERLEATRRARAYRADPVAFRARFHAELHELAQTIDRARAALAEIQPGEDAELLAVELVGALQIPSHRAEIVLLEAARAHAALHGQPGATPDDVARVAPLVLRQRRSAAIDAEAERVAQEDAAIRQALDAARAACSSH is encoded by the coding sequence ATGGACCCGATCAACGTTTATCCGTTTCCCGCGCTCGTCGGCCAATCCGAGCTGAAGCTGGCGCTGCTGCTGGCGCTGGTCAATCCGGCGATCGGCGGCGTGCTGCTGGAAGGGCCGTACGGCGTAGGCAAGACCACCGCCGTGCGCGCGCTGCTCGATCTGCTGCCGCCCGTGACACGCTCCGTCTGCCACCACGGCTGCACGCCCGACGACGAGGCGATCTGTCCGGCCTGCCGCGAGCGTCTGGCCCGAGGCGAGGCGCTGGTCGTCACCGAGCCGATGCGGCTGATCGAGCTGCCGCTCAACGCGCGGCTGGAAGATGTCGTCGGCGGCGTGAACGAGCGGGTAGCGCTGGAGCAGCGGCGGGTCTTGCTGGAGCCAGGCGTGCTGGCGGTAGCTCACGGCAACGTGCTCTACATCGACGAGGTCAACCTGCTCGACCCGGCGGTCGTCGATGCGATCCTCGACGCGGCGGCGCAGGGCCGTACGTTTGTCCGGCGCGGCGCGATGGTCCGGCTCTTCCCGTCGCGCTTCGTGCTGATCGGCTCGATGAATCCGGAGGAGGGCCGCCTCCGCCCGCAGATCCTCGACCGCTTTGGGCTGCGTGTGTGGATGCCGCCGCTGGTCGCCGGGGCGGAGCGGCTGGAAGCGACCCGCCGCGCGCGAGCCTATCGCGCCGATCCCGTGGCGTTTCGCGCCCGGTTTCACGCCGAGCTGCACGAGCTGGCACAGACGATCGATCGAGCGCGAGCCGCACTTGCCGAGATACAGCCCGGCGAAGATGCCGAGCTGCTGGCGGTCGAGCTGGTCGGCGCGCTTCAGATCCCCTCGCATCGCGCCGAGATTGTGCTGCTGGAAGCGGCCCGCGCTCATGCCGCGCTGCACGGCCAGCCCGGCGCCACGCCCGACGATGTTGCGCGCGTCGCGCCGCTGGTGCTGCGTCAACGGCGCTCCGCCGCGATCGACGCCGAGGCCGAGCGCGTAGCCCAGGAAGACGCCGCGATCCGCCAGGCGCTCGACGCCGCACGCGCCGCCTGCTCATCCCACTGA